In Actinomadura luteofluorescens, the sequence ACAGACCACGCCCCACCCAACCTCGGCGCCCGCCTCGCCCCCTGACCCAGAAGCAGCACCATCGCCGCAACCACCCAACAACCTCAATGGCCGCGATCGCGTCCGAAGGCAGATTCGAGCGAAGCAAGAATCTGATCGCGCAGCGAGCCGCCAGGCGAGCCGGAGCGATGCCAGCGATCGCCCGCGTTTCTCGACGATGGAGGGCCCTCTTGGCCCGAAGGAGGAGAGAAATGCTATGTAAACGCCGAATCGAATGAAGTTTTGGGCGGTTCCATGGTGTTGAGGGCGCGGACGAATTCGAGGGCTTCGGGGGCGCCTTGGAGGCGGTCCATTCCGGCGTCCTCCCATTCCACGGAGATCGGGCCGGTGTAGCCGATCGTGTTGAGGGCGCGGAAGACGTCCTCCCAGGGGACGTCGCCGCGGCCGGTGGAGATGAAGTCCCAGCCGCGTCGCAGGTCGGCCCAGGGCAGGTGGGACGAGAGGCGGCCGCGGCGGCCGTCGCCCGTGCGGACCTTGGTGTCCTTGCAGTCGACGTGGTAGATCCGGTCGCGGAAGTCGAGGAGGAAGCCGACCGGGTCGAGTTCCTGCCACACGAAGTGGGACGGGTCGAAGTTCAGCCCGAACGCGGGGCGGTGCCCGATGGCCTCCAGCGTCCGGACGGTCGTCCAGTAGTCGTAGGCGATCTCGCTCGGGTGCACTTCGTGGGCGAACCGCACGCCGACCTCGTCGAACACGTCCAGGATGGGGTTCCAGCGCTCGGCGAAGTCGGCGTAACCGCGCTCGACCATCGCCTCGGGGGTGGGCGGGAACATCGCGACGGTGTGCCAGATCGAGGAGCCGGTGAATCCGACGACCGTGTCGACGCCGAGCCGCGCGGCGGCGCGGGCGGTGTCCATGATCTCGGCGGCGGCGCGCCGGCGGACGCCCTCGGGTTCGCCGTCGCCCCAGATGCGCTCGGGCAGGATCGCCCGGTGCCGCTCGTCGGGGTTGTCGCAGACGG encodes:
- a CDS encoding sugar phosphate isomerase/epimerase family protein, with product MTRPVTLFTGQWADLPFEEVCRLASGWGYEGLEIACWGDHFEVDKALADDGYVPRKLETLAEHGLKVWAISNHLVGQAVCDNPDERHRAILPERIWGDGEPEGVRRRAAAEIMDTARAAARLGVDTVVGFTGSSIWHTVAMFPPTPEAMVERGYADFAERWNPILDVFDEVGVRFAHEVHPSEIAYDYWTTVRTLEAIGHRPAFGLNFDPSHFVWQELDPVGFLLDFRDRIYHVDCKDTKVRTGDGRRGRLSSHLPWADLRRGWDFISTGRGDVPWEDVFRALNTIGYTGPISVEWEDAGMDRLQGAPEALEFVRALNTMEPPKTSFDSAFT